In one Juglans regia cultivar Chandler chromosome 11, Walnut 2.0, whole genome shotgun sequence genomic region, the following are encoded:
- the LOC108998855 gene encoding 60S ribosomal protein L13-1-like, translating to MVKHNNVIPNGHFKKQWQNSVKTWFNQPARKNRRRIARQKKAVKIFPRPTSGPLRPIVHGQTLKYNMKVRAGKGFSLEELKAANIPKKLAPTIGIAIDHRRRNRSLESLQANVQRLKTYKAKLVVFPRRARSKSKAGDSTPEELATATQVQGPYLPIVRERPSVELVKITEEMKSFKAYDKLRIERTNTRHVGVRMKRAAEAEKEEKK from the exons ATGGTTAAGCACAACAATGTTATCCCTAATGGGCACTTTAAGAAACAATGGCAGAATTCTGTAAAGACCTGGTTTAATCAACCAGCTCGGAAAAACAGAAGAAGAATTG CTCGCCAGAAGAAGGCTGTCAAAATTTTCCCCCGTCCAACTTCTGGACCTCTTCGCCCTATTGTACATGGGCAGACATTGAAGTATAACATGAAAGTAAGGGCTGGGAAGGGCTTTTCTCTTGAAGAACTGAAG GCTGCTAACATCCCCAAGAAACTTGCCCCAACTATTGGCATAGCAATTGATCATCGCAGGAGGAATCGGTCCCTGGAGAGTCTTCAGGCCAATGTGCAGAGGCTGAAGACATACAAGGCAAAGTTGGTTGTCTTCCCAAGGCGTGCTCGCAGCAAATCTAAG GCTGGTGATTCTACACCTGAGGAGCTTGCAACTGCAACCCAGGTCCAAGGCCCATACTTGCCGATAGTACGGGAGAGGCCATCTGTTGAGCTGGTGAAGATTACTGAAGAGATGAAATCATTCAAGGCATATGACAAACTTCGCATTGAACGGACCAATACGCGACATGTTGGTGTTAGGATGAAGAGAGCTGCAGAGGctgaaaaggaagagaagaaatag
- the LOC108998854 gene encoding protein AGENET DOMAIN (AGD)-CONTAINING P1-like, translating into MHGLLSWWNVKVLLPQHRNPKEVEQEKENPEALMASSKANPARSYLKIGAEVEATSVDPGLRGTLFPATIIAGPSESNKFVVEYKNLQENDESLREEVDMALLRPFPPPEHDYSFDFGDEVDAFFSGGWWEGVITEVGEGPTYWVYFRFAQQQFSFQAEELRHHREWVEGYWLPPREWSMKKVANSSKARMKKFKKGTPVEVSSDEDGFQGAWFAATVLDAIGQEKYLIEYRSLRTEDGTNFLREEVDIQHIRPPPPESVMACDFNLNEEVDAFYNDGWWEGVISRVLKGSRYKVYFKGTKDEEEFQHSALRPRLDWIDGTWVRASQALKY; encoded by the exons CTTCCCCAACACCGAAACCCTAAAGAAGTTGAACAAGAGAAGGAAAATCCTGAAGCCTTGATGGCTAGCAGTAAGGCAAACCCGGCTCGATCTTACCTTAAGATAGGAGCCGAGGTCGAGGCCACCAGTGTAGACCCCGGCCTACGAGGCACGCTATTCCCCGCGACGATAATCGCTGGGCCATCCGAAAGCAACAAGTTCGTGGTTGAATACAAGAATCTACAGGAAAACGATGAATCCTTGAGGGAAGAGGTTGATATGGCTCTCTTAAGGCCCTTCCCTCCACCAGAACACGATTATAGTTTCGATTTTGGGGACGAGGTCGACGCGTTTTTTAGTGGCGGATGGTGGGAAGGAGTTATCACTGAGGTCGGTGAGGGTCCGACGTACTGGGTTTACTTTAGGTTTGCGCAGCAGCAGTTTTCGTTTCAGGCCGAGGAGCTAAGGCATCATCGGGAGTGGGTCGAGGGATATTGGCTTCCACCTAGG GAATGGTCGATGAAGAAAGTCGCAAATTCAAGCAAGGCAAGGatgaaaaagtttaagaaaGGAACACCAGTGGAGGTAAGCAGTGACGAAGATGGATTTCAAGGTGCTTGGTTTGCTGCAACGGTTCTTGATGCTATAGGACAGGAAAAATACCTCATTGAGTACCGGAGCCTGAGAACAGAAGATGGCACAAACTTTTTGAGAGAAGAGGTTGATATACAGCACATAAGGCCGCCGCCTCCTGAAAGTGTCATGGCTTGTGATTTCAATTtgaatgaagaagttgatgCTTTTTACAATGATGGTTGGTGGGAGGGTGTGATTTCCAGGGTTCTCAAGGGCTCAAGGTACAAAGTCTACTTCAAGGGCACGAAAGACGAAGAGGAGTTTCAGCACTCTGCCTTAAGACCCCGCCTAGATTGGATAGATGGAACTTGGGTCAGGGCTTCTCAG GCCTTAAAGTATTGA
- the LOC108984907 gene encoding probable trehalose-phosphate phosphatase D: MELLKTSRAEYRGKMTKQNVVVSDCTSPIGKVRLAASDSALFSPAIPKTLAALGGRIAISKKKLMKRLDTRRGARVSTWVDSMRDSSPTRTKSTPSLPETEEKSSWILRHPSALENFEQIISASKGKQIVMFLDYDGTLSPIVEDPDQAFMSVEMREAVRDVARYFPTAIVSGRCRDKVYNFVRLEELFYAGSHGMDIKGPSKHRKCDKGNQAVIFEAASEFLPMIVEVYKALVNEISSIPGAKVENNKFCLSVHFRCVDEKSWAALAEQVRVVLSAYPKLKLTQGRKVLEIRPTIKWDKGKALEFLLESLGYANSNEVLPIYIGDDQTDEDAFKVLRHNGQGFGILVSRVAKETSASYSLQEPSEVKEFLRLLVEQESGLQKGQDSRGKRRGQG, encoded by the exons ATGGAACTTTTAAAAACCTCGAG GGCTGAGTATAGAGGAAAAATGACTAAGCAGAATGTGGTGGTTTCTGATTGCACGTCGCCTATCGGAAAGGTTAGACTTGCCGCGTCGGATTCAGCACTGTTCTCACCCGCGATCCCAAAAACTCTGGCTGCCCTTGGTGGGCGCATTGCCATATCCAAAAAGAAACTCATGAAGAGGCTTGATACTAGAAGAGGAGCCAGGGTCAGTACCTGGGTTGATTCCATGAGAGACTCCTCGCCTACCCGAACCAAATCAACGCCTTCTTTGCCtgaaacagaagaaaaaagctCCTGGATT CTCCGTCATCCATCGGCGTTAGAAAACTTCGAGCAGATTATATCAGCTTCCAAGGGAAAGCAGATTGTGATGTTTCTGGATTATGATGGCACTCTCTCTCCTATTGTCGAAGATCCAGATCAAGCATTCATGTCCGTAGAG ATGAGAGAAGCTGTAAGGGATGTGGCTAGATACTTCCCCACAGCCATAGTGAGTGGGAGGTGCAGGGATAAG gtttataattttgtaaggTTAGAAGAACTATTCTATGCGGGCAGCCACGGGATGGATATCAAGGGACCTTCCAAACACCGAAAATGCGACAAA GGAAATCAAGCAGTCATCTTCGAAGCTGCTTCTGAGTTTCTGCCCATGATCGTtgag GTGTACAAAGCCTTGGTAAACGAAATCAGTTCCATCCCAGGAGCAAAGGTTGAAAACAACAAGTTTTGCCTATCCGTACACTTCCGCTGCGTCGATGAAAAG AGTTGGGCTGCATTAGCAGAGCAAGTTAGGGTGGTGCTCAGTGCGTATCCAAAACTTAAACTGACACAAGGGAGGAAG GTTTTGGAGATCCGTCCAACCATCAAATGGGACAAGGGCAAAGCCCTTGAATTCTTGCTGGAATCACTAG GATATGCCAATTCTAATGAAGTTTTGCCGATCTATATTGGAGATGATCAGACTGATGAGGATGCGTTCAAG GTTCTGCGCCATAACGGACAAGGATTTGGGATCCTTGTCTCTAGAGTTGCAAAGGAAACAAGCGCATCTTATTCTTTGCAAGAACCATCTGAG GTTAAGGAATTTTTGCGGCTTTTGGTGGAGCAGGAGAGTGGGTTACAGAAAGGACAGGACAGCCGGGGGAAGAGAAGAGGACAGGGTTGA
- the LOC108998853 gene encoding probable trehalose-phosphate phosphatase D — translation MTKQNVLVSDCTSRIGMVGLGGWKASLLPPAIPETLAALGGHISMPQKKLLKRLETGGGARVTAWVDSMRASSPTRIKSTASLPETEERSSWILRHPSALNNLEQIISASRGKQIVMFLDYDGTLSPIVQDPDRAFMSREMREVVRDVARYFPTAIVSGRCRDKVYSFVRLAELYYAGSHGMDIKAPSKRSKCHKMIQGNKKVIFQAGTEFLPMIDEVYKVLVNKTSSIPGAKVENNKFCLSVHFRCVEEKRWAALAEQVKVVLSAYPQLKLTQGRKVLEIRPTIKWDKGKALEFLLESWGYANSNDILPVYIGDDQTDEDAFKVLRARGQGFGILVSRVAKKTNATYSLQEPSEVKEFLRQLVVEWKRLSLQG, via the exons ATGACTAAACAGAATGTGTTGGTTTCTGATTGCACGTCGCGTATTGGCATGGTTGGACTGGGCGGGTGGAAGGCATCATTGCTCCCACCAGCGATTCCGGAAACCCTGGCTGCTCTTGGTGGGCATATTTCTATGCCCCAAAAGAAGCTCTTGAAGAGGCTTGAAACTGGAGGAGGAGCCCGGGTCACTGCCTGGGTTGATTCCATGAGAGCTTCTTCGCCTACCAGAATCAAATCTACAGCTTCTCTGCCTGAAACAGAAGAGCGAAGTTCTTGGATT CTCCGTCATCCATCAGCGTTAAATAACCTGGAGCAGATAATCTCAGCTTCCAGGGGGAAGCAGATTGTTATGTTTTTGGATTACGATGGTACCCTTTCTCCGATTGTCCAAGATCCAGATCGAGCATTCATGTCGAGAGAG ATGAGAGAAGTTGTAAGGGATGTTGCTAGATACTTTCCCACAGCCATAGTGAGTGGGAGATGCAGGGATAAG GTTTATAGTTTTGTAAGATTAGCAGAACTTTACTATGCGGGTAGCCATGGGATGGACATAAAGGCACCATCCAAACGCTCAAAATGCCACAAA ATGATTCAGGGAAACAAGAAAGTCATCTTCCAAGCTGGAACCGAGTTTCTACCCATGATTGACGAG GTGTACAAAGTCTTAGTAAACAAAACAAGTTCCATCCCAGGAGCAAAGGTGGAAAACAATAAGTTTTGCCTATCCGTACACTTCCGCTGTGTCGAAGAAAAG AGATGGGCGGCATTAGCAGAGCAAGTTAAGGTGGTGCTCAGTGCGTATCCACAACTTAAATTGACTCAAGGGAGGAAG GTCTTAGAGATCCGTCCAACCATCAAATGGGACAAGGGAAAAGCCCTTGAATTCTTGCTGGAGTCATGGG GATATGCAAATTCTAATGATATTTTGCCGGTCTATATTGGAGATGATCAAACGGACGAGGATGCATTTAAG GTTTTGCGTGCTAGAGGTCAAGGGTTTGGGATCCTTGTTTCTAGAGTTGCAAAGAAAACAAATGCCACTTATTCCTTGCAAGAGCCATCTGAG GTGAAGGAATTTTTGCGGCAATTGGTGGTGGAGTGGAAAAGACTGTCGCTGCAAGGCTAG